The Candidatus Brocadiaceae bacterium sequence GGTGCGCTAATGACGGCAAGGTCTTTCGGCAACGCAAGTCCAGGGCTTGGCGGCGGGAACGGAGCCGTGACATCGGCTCCGCGCTTGTCACTTCCAGACGCGCATACGAGGGTGGCCCCGGGGTGTGTGGCGACGTGATGTAGGAGGCCGTTGCAGATGACGGTGTTCTGGTTGCGATTGTCAGTCGGCTCAGTCCTCGGCGCCCTGTTCGTGCTATGCGCCTTCTACAACGCGCGACTGGCGCTCTCGCCGCTGTGGCGCCCACGGAGCGAGTCGTACATCGTGCTACTTGGCGGCATTGCCGGTATGGTGAGTTTGGCCATCGCTCCGTTCGACTGCTTGCGCGCATGGTGGTGGCTGCCTCTGCTGGTTGACATCGGCTGCTTGCCCTTTCTCGCTTGCGCCGGCCTGGAGTTCGGCGTTTTGAGGCCACTTCGGCGCCGAGCAATGAGGCATCGTTCGGATGAGCAACGGGAAGACTGAGTGCGGGAGTGCGCCCGGGCTTGGTCCGGGGGACCGGCTGCGCGGGATCATGCTGGGTGCGGCAGTTGGGGATTCGCTTGGTCTGCCAGCGGAAGGGATCCCCCCTGCGCGCAGGAGGAAGCTGTTCCCTGGCCGATGGCGGCACCGGTTTCTCTTTGGACGCGGGATGGTGAGCGATGACACCGAGCACCTGGTGTTCGTGGCCCAGTCGCTCCTGGCGCATCCCCGATCCCCGGACCGCTTCGGTGCGCGGCTCGGGTGGTGCCTGCGCCTCTGGCTTCTCTCGGTGCCGGCTGGAATCGGCCTGGGTACGTTGCGCGCCATACTGCGGCTATGGATGTTCAGGGGGCCGAGCCGCAGCGGGGTCCGCAGTGCAGGCAACGGCCCCGCCATGCGGTCGGCGATCGCCGGCGCGGTGCTGAGGAACCGCCCCGACGACCTCGAGCAGGTCGTGTCGGTCTCGACGCGGATCACGCACACGGACCCCCGGGCGCTGACAGGCGCTCGCGTCGTCGCCTATCTGGCCGCCTGGGCTCTGCGCGATTCCCTGGCCGAGCGTCCGCCCTTGTGTGCTTTCCTCGCGATCTTGCGTTCGGCCGGCAGCGAAGACTGCCAGTGGGTGTCACTGGTGGACGAAATCGGCGCTGCTGCTCGGGACTGTGTGCCCGTTGCCGAGTTCGCTGACAGGCTGGGCCTGGCGCGCGGCGTTTCGGGCTACGCCTACCACACAGTCCCGGTTGTCGCCTACGCCTGGTACCTGCACTTCG is a genomic window containing:
- a CDS encoding ADP-ribosylglycohydrolase family protein, producing MSNGKTECGSAPGLGPGDRLRGIMLGAAVGDSLGLPAEGIPPARRRKLFPGRWRHRFLFGRGMVSDDTEHLVFVAQSLLAHPRSPDRFGARLGWCLRLWLLSVPAGIGLGTLRAILRLWMFRGPSRSGVRSAGNGPAMRSAIAGAVLRNRPDDLEQVVSVSTRITHTDPRALTGARVVAYLAAWALRDSLAERPPLCAFLAILRSAGSEDCQWVSLVDEIGAAARDCVPVAEFADRLGLARGVSGYAYHTVPVVAYAWYLHFGDFRDALEAVLNCGGDTDTTGSIIGALTGAVVGEQGIPAEWVDGIWEWPRTTHVLREIADRLTEADAGTDASAPVPYFWPGLVPRGLLFLMVVLAHGFRRLLPPY